The Streptomyces nigra genome includes the window AGGGCCGGCGTACCGATCACCAGCGAGCCGACGAGACCGGCGACGATGGTGAGACCGAGCAGCGCGCGCCCGGCCAGCCGGCCGAGGGAGGGCCGCTCACGGGGCGGGGGAGTGACATTGCTGCGGAACCGGTCGGCTTCGGCGACGAAGGCGAAGGGAACGGGCTCGCGCCGGCGGGACATGGGGACGTCGTCTCCTCTGGGGTTGGTAAGGGTGTCGGTGAGGGGGTTCGCGGGGGGTGACCCGTCATGAAGACAGACGAGCGAACGCACCAATCGGTGCCCGGTTTCACCGAATTCACAGAAATTCGCCGTCGTATGTCGCGACCCGGCACCGATCGCCCCGTTGTCAGTGCCGGGCCGTAGAGTGGGCGCCGCCCGAAGCCGTGAAGGAAGGACCTCCCGAGCCGTGACCGACACCCCCGCCGCCGACCTCAAACCCAGCTTCCGCAGCGATGTCAGCGTGGAGCTGGTCAAGCACAGCGCGGCCGACTCCGACGTGCTGTGGGCCGCCCGTGTCTCCACCGCCGGCGAGCAGTCCCTGGACGAGCTGAAGAAGGACCCGGAGCGCTCCCGGGGCCTGATCAACTACCTGATGCGGGACCGGCACGGCAGCCCCTTCGAGCACAACTCGATGACCTTCTTCATCAGCGCCCCGATCTTCGTGTTCCGCGAGTTCATGCGCCACCGCGTGGGCTGGTCGTACAACGAGGAGAGCGGGCGCTACAGGGAGCTCCAGCCCGTCTTCTACGTCCCCGACGAGTCCCGCAAGCTCGTGCAGGAGGGCCGCCCCGGCAAGTACGTCTTCGTGGAGGGCACCCAGGCCCAGCAGGAGCTCGTCGGCCGGGTCATGGAGGACTCCTACCGGCAGGCGTACGAGGCGTACCAGGAGATGCTCGCCGCCGGCGTGGCCCGCGAGGTCGCCCGCTCGGTCCTCCCGGTCGGCCTGTTCTCCTCGATGTACGCCACGTGCAACGCCCGCTCGCTCATGCACTTCCTCGGCCTGCGCACCCAGCACGAGCTGGCGAAGGTCCCGTCCTTCCCGCAGCGCGAGATCGAGATGGTGGGGGAGCGCATGGAGGCCGAGTGGGCCAAGCTCATGCCGCTCACGTACGCCGCGTTCAACGCCAACGGCCGGGTGGCGCCCTGACCCGACCGCTCTGCGGCGGCCGGCACGGCACGCGGGGCGTCAGCCTCGCGAAGTGTCCGTATTGCGGCATTTAGAGAAGTTCATCTAGCCTGATCAAACGGACCCGGCACTGCTTGAACCCCCGAGCAGGCAGTGCCGGGCTCCTTATTTGTCCTGACTTTGCCGCACCCCCCGAGGGCAGACCCGGCCGTGCACAACGAGTAGCGTGTAACCCATGGCTCCGACCTCGACTCCGCAGACCCCCTTCGGGCGGGTCCTCACCGCCATGATCACGCCCTTCACGGCGGACGGCGTACTCGATCTCGACGGCGCGCAGCGGCTCGCCACGCACCTGGTGGACGCAGGCAACGACGGCCTGATCATCAACGGCACCACCGGCGAGTCGCCCACCACCAGCAACGCGGAGAAAAAGGATCTCGTACGCGCCGTGCTGGACGCCGTCGGCGACCGGGCCCACGTGGTGGCCGGGGTCGGCACGAACGACACGCGGCACAGCCTGGAGCTCGCCCACGACGCGGAGCAGGTGGGCGCGCACGGCCTGCTGGTCGTCACGCCGTACTACAACAAGCCCCCGCAGGAGGGCCTGTACCGGCACTTCAAGGCCATCGCCGACAGCACCGGCCTGCCCGTCATGCTCTACGACATCCCCGGCCGCAGCGGCGTCCCGATCAGCACCGAGACGATCGTCCGGCTCGCCGAGCACCCGCGCATCGTGGCCAACAAGGACGCCAAGGGCGACCTCGGCCGTGCCAGCTGGACCATCGCCCGCTCCGGGCTCGCCTGGTACTCCGGCGACGACATGCTGAACCTGCCGCTGCTCTCCGTCGGCGCCGTGGGCTTCGTCTCCGTCGTCGGCCATCTTGTGACCCCGGACCTGCGCGCACTCATCGAGGCGTACACCTCCGGCGACGTCCAGAAGGCCACGGAGATCCACCAGAAGCTGCTCCCGGTCTACACCGGCATGTTCCGCACCCAGGGCGTCATGACGACCAAGGCGGCGCTCGCCCTCCAGGGGCTCCCCGCCGGACCCCTGCGCGCCCCCATGGTGGAGTGCTCCCCCGAGGAGATCGAGCAGCTCAAGATCGATCTTGCCGCGGGCGGGGTACAGCTCTAAACACAGACTTCGCGCGCGAGCCGCGCACCTGACTTCACAACTGAATAAGCAGGCCACCGGTGCCTGCACCCCACAACGACAACTGCTTCTGCACGAACGTCATGCGCGCCACGTGCCCAACCGGTACGTGGCGCGTGTGGTGAGGAGAGTCTTTTGAGTCATCCGCATCCTGAACTGGGCCCGCCCCCGCCGCTTGCCGAAGGCGGGCTGAGGGTCACCCCGCTCGGCGGCCTCGGCGAGATCGGCCGGAACATGACCGTCTTCGAGTACGGCGGCCGCCTGCTGATCGTCGACTGCGGAGTGCTCTTCCCCGAGGAGGAGCAGCCCGGAATCGACCTGATCCTGCCGGACTTCTCGTCCATCAGGAACCGCCTCGACGACATCGAGGGCATCGTCCTCACCCACGGTCACGAGGACCACATCGGCGGTGTGCCCTTCCTGCTGCGCGAGAAGCCGGACATCCCGCTGATCGGCTCCAAGCTGACCCTGGCCCTGATCGAGGCCAAGCTCCAGGAGCACCGGATCCGCCCGTACACCCTGGGGGTGTCCGAGGGGAACCGCGAGCGCATCGGCCCCTTCGACTGCGAGTTCGTCGCGGTCAACCACTCCATCCCGGACGCCCTCGCCGTGGCCATCCGCACCCCCGCGGGCATGGTGGTCCACACGGGCGACTTCAAGATGGACCAGCTCCCGCTGGACAACCGCCTGACCGACCTGCACGCCTTCGCGCGTCTGAGCGAAGAGGGCATCGACCTCCTTCTCTCCGACTCCACGAACGCGGAAGTGCCGGGCTTCACGCCGCACGAGCGGGACATCTCCAACGTCCTGCGCCAGGTCTTCGCCGGTGCCCGCAAGCGCGTGATCGTGGCCAGCTTCGCCAGCCACGTCCACCGCATCCAGCAGATCCTGGACGCGGCCCACGAGTACGGCCGCCGGGTCGCCTTCGTCGGCCGTTCGATGGTCCGCAACATGGGGATCGCTCGCGACCTCGGCTACCTCAAGGTCCCGCCGGGCCTGGTCGTCGACGTCAAGACGCTCGACGACCTCCCGGACAGCGAGGTCGTCCTGGTCTGCACGGGCTCCCAGGGCGAACCGATGGCCGCCCTGTCCCGGATGGCCAACCGCGACCACCAGATCCGCATCGTCCAGGGCGACACGGTGATCCTGGCGTCGTCGCTCATCCCGGGCAACGAGAACGCGGTCTACCGCGTGATCAACGGCCTGACCCGCTGGGGCGCCAACGTCGTCCACAAGGGCAACGCCAAGGTCCACGTCTCGGGCCACGCCTCGGCCGGCGAGCTGCTGTACTTCTACAACATCTGCCGCCCGAAGAACCTGATGCCCGTCCACGGCGAATGGCGCCATCTGCGCGCCAACGCCGAGCTGGGCGCCCTGACCGGCGTCCCGCACGACCGGATCGTCATCGCCGAGGACGGCGTCGTCGTCGACCTGGTCGAGGGCAAGGCGAAGATCGCGGGCAAGGTCCAGGCCGGATACGTCTACGTCGACGGCCTCTCCGTCGGTGACGTCGGCGAGCCGGCCCTGAAGGACCGCAAGATCCTCGGCGACGAGGGCATCATCTCGGTCTTCCTGGTGGTGGACTCCTCCACAGGCAAGATCACGGGCGGCCCGCACATCCAGGCCCGCGGCTCCGGTATCGAGGACTCGGCCTTCGCGGACGTCATCCCGAGGATCACCGAGACGCTGGAACGCTCGGCCCAGGACGGTGTGGTCGAACCGCACCAGCTGCAGCAACTGGTGCGCCGGACCCTCGGCAAGTGGGTCTCGGACACCTACCGTCGCCGGCCGATGATCCTGCCGGTGGTCGTGGAGGTCTGACGACCCGTCGGCCCACGGCCGCGTGCTTCAGGAGCGGGGCGCCTCGATTTGCATCGGGGCGCCCCGCTCCAGTACGTTTACGGCTCCGCCCGAGGGGAACCCGGCCACTTCACGTGCCCGGACCGCCCCGCAGGGGGCGGGAAATCCGACTCAGAACTTCTGATAAAGTCGGAAGCGCCGGAAAGGGAAACGCGGAAGCGGGAACCTGGAAAGCACCGAGGAAATCGGATCGGAAAGATCTGATAGAGTCGGAAACGCAAGACCGAAGGGAAGCGCCCGGAGGAAAGCCCGAGAGGGTGAGTACAAAGGAAGCGTCCGTTCCTTGAGAACTCAACAGCGTGCCAAAAGTCAACGCCAGATATGTTGATACCCCGTCTCCAGCATCTGCTGGGGCGAGGTTCCTTTGAAAAACACAGCGAGGACGCTGTGAACGTCGGGATTATTCCTCCCGATGTTCCGCTCTCGTGATGTGTGCACCCGATCACGGGTAAACATTCACGGAGAGTTTGATCCTGGCTCAGGACGAACGCTGGCGGCGTGCTTAACACATGCAAGTCGAACGATGAACCACTTCGGTGGGGATTAGTGGCGAACGGGTGAGTAACACGTGGGCAATCTGCCCTGCACTCTGGGACAAGCCCTGGAAACGGGGTCTAATACCGGATACTGAGCCACTTGGGCATCCAAGTGGTTCGAAAGCTCCGGCGGTGCAGGATGAGCCCGCGGCCTATCAGCTTGTTGGTGAGGTAATGGCTCACCAAGGCGACGACGGGTAGCCGGCCTGAGAGGGCGACCGGCCACACTGGGACTGAGACACGGCCCAGACTCCTACGGGAGGCAGCAGTGGGGAATATTGCACAATGGGCGAAAGCCTGATGCAGCGACGCCGCGTGAGGGATGACGGCCTTCGGGTTGTAAACCTCTTTCAGCAGGGAAGAAGCGAAAGTGACGGTACCTGCAGAAGAAGCGCCGGCTAACTACGTGCCAGCAGCCGCGGTAATACGTAGGGCGCAAGCGTTGTCCGGAATTATTGGGCGTAAAGAGCTCGTAGGCGGCTTGTCACGTCGGTTGTGAAAGCCCGGGGCTTAACCCCGGGTCTGCAGTCGATACGGGCAGGCTAGAGTTCGGTAGGGGAGATCGGAATTCCTGGTGTAGCGGTGAAATGCGCAGATATCAGGAGGAACACCGGTGGCGAAGGCGGATCTCTGGGCCGATACTGACGCTGAGGAGCGAAAGCGTGGGGAGCGAACAGGATTAGATACCCTGGTAGTCCACGCCGTAAACGGTGGGCACTAGGTGTGGGCAACATTCCACGTTGTCCGTGCCGCAGCTAACGCATTAAGTGCCCCGCCTGGGGAGTACGGCCGCAAGGCTAAAACTCAAAGGAATTGACGGGGGCCCGCACAAGCGGCGGAGCATGTGGCTTAATTCGACGCAACGCGAAGAACCTTACCAAGGCTTGACATACACCGGAAACGTCCAGAGATGGGCGCCCCCTTGTGGTCGGTGTACAGGTGGTGCATGGCTGTCGTCAGCTCGTGTCGTGAGATGTTGGGTTAAGTCCCGCAACGAGCGCAACCCTTGTCCCGTGTTGCCAGCAGGCCCTTGTGGTGCTGGGGACTCACGGGAGACCGCCGGGGTCAACTCGGAGGAAGGTGGGGACGACGTCAAGTCATCATGCCCCTTATGTCTTGGGCTGCACACGTGCTACAATGGCCGGTACAATGAGCTGCGATACCGCGAGGTGGAGCGAATCTCAAAAAGCCGGTCTCAGTTCGGATTGGGGTCTGCAACTCGACCCCATGAAGTCGGAGTCGCTAGTAATCGCAGATCAGCATTGCTGCGGTGAATACGTTCCCGGGCCTTGTACACACCGCCCGTCACGTCACGAAAGTCGGTAACACCCGAAGCCGGTGGCCCAACCCCTTGTGGGAGGGAGCTGTCGAAGGTGGGACTGGCGATTGGGACGAAGTCGTAACAAGGTAGCCGTACCGGAAGGTGCGGCTGGATCACCTCCT containing:
- a CDS encoding ribonuclease J, coding for MSHPHPELGPPPPLAEGGLRVTPLGGLGEIGRNMTVFEYGGRLLIVDCGVLFPEEEQPGIDLILPDFSSIRNRLDDIEGIVLTHGHEDHIGGVPFLLREKPDIPLIGSKLTLALIEAKLQEHRIRPYTLGVSEGNRERIGPFDCEFVAVNHSIPDALAVAIRTPAGMVVHTGDFKMDQLPLDNRLTDLHAFARLSEEGIDLLLSDSTNAEVPGFTPHERDISNVLRQVFAGARKRVIVASFASHVHRIQQILDAAHEYGRRVAFVGRSMVRNMGIARDLGYLKVPPGLVVDVKTLDDLPDSEVVLVCTGSQGEPMAALSRMANRDHQIRIVQGDTVILASSLIPGNENAVYRVINGLTRWGANVVHKGNAKVHVSGHASAGELLYFYNICRPKNLMPVHGEWRHLRANAELGALTGVPHDRIVIAEDGVVVDLVEGKAKIAGKVQAGYVYVDGLSVGDVGEPALKDRKILGDEGIISVFLVVDSSTGKITGGPHIQARGSGIEDSAFADVIPRITETLERSAQDGVVEPHQLQQLVRRTLGKWVSDTYRRRPMILPVVVEV
- the dapA gene encoding 4-hydroxy-tetrahydrodipicolinate synthase, coding for MAPTSTPQTPFGRVLTAMITPFTADGVLDLDGAQRLATHLVDAGNDGLIINGTTGESPTTSNAEKKDLVRAVLDAVGDRAHVVAGVGTNDTRHSLELAHDAEQVGAHGLLVVTPYYNKPPQEGLYRHFKAIADSTGLPVMLYDIPGRSGVPISTETIVRLAEHPRIVANKDAKGDLGRASWTIARSGLAWYSGDDMLNLPLLSVGAVGFVSVVGHLVTPDLRALIEAYTSGDVQKATEIHQKLLPVYTGMFRTQGVMTTKAALALQGLPAGPLRAPMVECSPEEIEQLKIDLAAGGVQL
- the thyX gene encoding FAD-dependent thymidylate synthase, producing the protein MTDTPAADLKPSFRSDVSVELVKHSAADSDVLWAARVSTAGEQSLDELKKDPERSRGLINYLMRDRHGSPFEHNSMTFFISAPIFVFREFMRHRVGWSYNEESGRYRELQPVFYVPDESRKLVQEGRPGKYVFVEGTQAQQELVGRVMEDSYRQAYEAYQEMLAAGVAREVARSVLPVGLFSSMYATCNARSLMHFLGLRTQHELAKVPSFPQREIEMVGERMEAEWAKLMPLTYAAFNANGRVAP